A stretch of Episyrphus balteatus chromosome 2, idEpiBalt1.1, whole genome shotgun sequence DNA encodes these proteins:
- the LOC129911375 gene encoding death-associated protein kinase related, which produces MFSEGINPIGDGLLDVDDERLKGLLVQDDINEIYDVEQTPFARGKFAAVRRAIHKKSGVHFAAKFLKRRRRAQSSDKEIKHEIAVLMMCAGSDNIVKLNAVHESRSDTALLLELATGGELQTFLDNEESLTEAQTRICMREVLKALQFLHKRSIAHLDLKPQNILLTGERIEDGLKLCDFGISRVVANGSNVREILGTPDYVAPEVLQYEPLSLQTDIWSVGVLTYVLLSGFSPFGGDTKQETFLNISQCALTFPEKLFKGLSVHATDFIRRALRIKPNDRMTASGCLEHIWLRDEMSVDRKILNISKAHDDLSSNGGGGSGGSGHSDYDEEDDDENSTSSSSSESSSNQGRNGMTNGTKKMMHNGATIRNGHTTSNCSIICSLSKQQQQHNGFQQLNHELMPSSRRHSSDANKENTFLRKPTSMSGGTSNGSSSTTTNNSSSISSKLNSSSGPAAINPIHQQQLQLTTTNGSATTPCLFPDAPTTPKVIRKAPTSESSPTSVKALVKKFQLESNSTNQQQPLAAPTLLLKEAHHNNNNNSDRKSNGYMSHHHHHNHHHQYNMSTSSSKYHIHNNSSSNRKSNGTTTTTQLKSATDAITTGVICTNGGQSTVVTTVSSEAAATSSSSMNNPSPSSSAALVTSNSGTYKTSCVFCLTCSGPGCRHSGTSVANKTTTNSIGLDQGIIC; this is translated from the exons AGGCAAATTTGCTGCTGTACGTCGAGCCATTCACAAGAAATCCGGCGTGCATTTCGCTGCGAAATTTCTTAAACGCCGCCGCCGAGCTCAATCATCGGACAAGGAGATAAAGCATGAGATTGCTGTGTTAATGATGTGCGCGGGATCCGACAATATTGTCAAATTGAATGCCGTTCATGAGTCCAGATCAGATACGGCTCTACTATTGGAATT AGCGACTGGAGGAGAGCTACAGACATTTCTGGACAATGAGGAATCTTTAACCGAGGCACAGACACGTATTTGTATGCGCGAAGTACTTAAGGCCCTTCAGTTCCTGCACAAACGTTCAATTGCACATTTGGATTTAAAGCCACAGAATATTTTGCTTACCGGTGAAAGGATCGAAG ATGGCTTAAAACTATGTGACTTTGGAATATCACGTGTTGTAGCAAATGGCAGTAATGTTCGTGAAATACTTGGCACCCCAGATTATGTGGCACCCGAAGTACTACAATACGAACCATTATCCCTGCAAACAGACATCTGGTCTGTTGGTGTCCTAACTTATGTTCTTCTATCGGGTTTCTCGCCATTTGGTGGTGATACCAAACAAGAAACCTTCCTTAACATATCACAATGTGCCCTAACGTTTCCAGAGAAACTCTTTAAAGGGTTATCAGTGCATGCTACTGATTTTATAAGACGAGCATTGCGCATCAAACCAAA tgaCCGCATGACAGCATCAGGATGTCTGGAACACATTTGGTTGCGTGACGAAATGTCTGTCGATAGAAAGATCCTCAACATATCCAAAGCACACGATGACCTGTCATCGAATGGTGGCGGTGGTAGCGGTGGCAGTGGTCATTCCGATTACGACGAAGAAGATGACGATGAGAATAGCactagcagcagcagcagtgaAAGTAGCAGCAATCAGGGACGAAATGGCATGACCAATGGCACTAAAAAGATGATGCACAATGGTGCAACCATTCGAAATGGTCACACAACTTCCAATTGTTCCATCATCTGTTCATTgtctaaacaacaacaacaacataatgGCTTCCAGCAACTAAATCACGAACTGATGCCATCCTCCCGCCGTCATTCTTCCGATGCCAACAAAGAGAACACTTTTTTACGGAAGCCCACATCGATGAGCGGCGGCACTAGCAACGGCAGCAGCAGCACAACGACAAACAACTCTTCTTCCATATCCTCAAAATTGAATAGTAGCAGTGGACCTGCCGCTATCAATCCCATCCATCAGCAACAGCTGCAATTAACCACGACAAATGGCTCAGCAACGACTCCTTGTTTATTCCCAGATGCGCCAACTACACCAAAAGTTATCCGCAAAGCTCCGACCTCAGAGTCATCACCCACCAGTGTCAAGGCCTTGGTTAAGAAGTTCCAGCTGGAAAGCAACAGCACTAACCAACAACAGCCCTTGGCAGCTCCAACTTTACTCTTAAAAGAAGCACatcacaataacaacaacaacagtgaTAGAAAATCTAATGGTTATAtgagccatcatcatcatcataaccACCATCACCAATATAATATGAGTACATCATCCTCCAAGTACCATATTCATAATAATAGCAGTAGTAATCGTAAAAGCAAtggaacaacaacaacgacacaACTGAAATCAGCGACAGATGCCATTACCACCGGTGTCATTTGTACAAATGGCGGACAGTCAACAGTGGTAACAACAGTGTCGTCAGAAGCGGCGGCGACGAGCTCCTCTAGCATGAACAACCCATCACCGTCTTCGTCAGCAGCATTGGTCACTAGCAACAGTGGCACCTACAAAACAAGTTGTGTATTCTGCTTGACATGCAGCGGTCCCGGATGCCGGCATTCGGGCACATCCGTTGCCAATAAGACCACAACGAACAGCATCGGGCTGGATCAGGGTATCATCTGTTAG